In Capsicum annuum cultivar UCD-10X-F1 chromosome 11, UCD10Xv1.1, whole genome shotgun sequence, one genomic interval encodes:
- the LOC124888933 gene encoding uncharacterized protein LOC124888933 has protein sequence MELWQSDDCVKKFEINSKNYCSGQEVAAGTHTSGSITAGEHRKKLAEGAMQAAAMIAICAGGAKKKRLFGLGSEASSYFGKKICTCNASTSSVPPSVSIPTTNMEEFVKQLIPALTTHFLPIVIERVGGIRVQEGAVLDPPPTNDDDDDVDS, from the exons ATGGAACTTTGGCAAAGTGATGACTGTGTTAAGAAGTTCGAGATAAATTCAAAGAATTATTGTAGTGGACAGGAAGTAGCTGCTGGGACACACACAAGTGGCTCTATCACAGCTGGAGAGCATCGAAAAAAACTT gCTGAAGGAGCTATG CAAGCAGCTGCAATGATAGCTAT CTGCGCGGGAGGAGCAAAGAAGAAAAGACTATTTGGTCTTGGATCTGAAGCTTCCagttattttggaaaaaaaatttgtaCCTGCAATGCTTCCACATCATCAGTACCACCATCGGTTTCTATACCGACAACAAATATGGAGGAATTTGTGAAGCAATTGATTCCGGCCCTTACTACTCATTTTCTTCCGATAGTTATTGAGCGTGTTGGTGGTATTAGAGTACAAGAAGGGGCCGTTCTTGATCCTCCTCctactaatgatgatgatgacgatgttGATTCATAG